A stretch of Thermodesulforhabdus norvegica DNA encodes these proteins:
- a CDS encoding ABC transporter permease produces MKAYILKRILHMIPTFFGITFLTFLIIQLAPGNPILMKLQFTAEGQISDTATTKQIIEETKRLYGLDKPLPVQYLMWLKRVVMLDFGKSYKDHRDVWEKIKERLPVTLQLNVLSFLLIYVIAIPAGVFSAVKSGSKWDRFLTILFFALYSLPSFWVAVILIMLFGGGEYWDLFPVYGISSLQADQWPFWKWFLDRMWHLVLPVFCLSYGGWAYLSRLMRSELLEVIREDYIRTARAKGLEERVVIMKHALRNALLPIVTLAAYLLPALFGGSVIIESIFSIPGMGQLGFEAVLSRDYPVIMALTTISALLTLIGLVLSDILYALLDPRIKLE; encoded by the coding sequence ATACCCACCTTTTTCGGAATTACCTTTCTGACTTTCCTGATCATTCAACTGGCTCCGGGAAACCCTATTCTGATGAAACTCCAGTTTACGGCAGAAGGTCAGATTTCCGACACGGCCACCACAAAGCAAATAATCGAAGAGACGAAAAGGCTTTACGGGCTGGATAAACCCCTACCGGTTCAGTACCTTATGTGGCTCAAAAGAGTCGTAATGCTGGATTTCGGAAAATCCTATAAGGATCACAGGGACGTATGGGAGAAAATCAAAGAGCGTCTCCCCGTAACGCTTCAACTTAACGTGCTGTCTTTCCTTTTAATATACGTCATCGCCATTCCGGCGGGTGTTTTTTCAGCGGTCAAGTCGGGAAGCAAGTGGGATCGATTCCTGACAATCCTCTTCTTCGCCCTCTATTCACTCCCCTCTTTCTGGGTGGCGGTGATACTCATTATGCTTTTCGGAGGGGGTGAATACTGGGATCTTTTCCCGGTATACGGAATTTCATCTCTGCAGGCCGATCAGTGGCCTTTCTGGAAGTGGTTTCTCGATCGAATGTGGCATCTTGTGCTTCCCGTGTTCTGCCTCAGCTACGGTGGATGGGCATACCTGTCCAGATTGATGCGCTCGGAGTTGCTGGAGGTAATCCGGGAGGACTACATAAGAACTGCCAGAGCCAAGGGCCTCGAAGAGCGGGTGGTTATAATGAAGCATGCCCTGAGGAACGCTCTTCTACCCATCGTTACGCTGGCCGCCTATTTGCTCCCTGCCCTTTTTGGAGGAAGCGTTATCATCGAAAGCATCTTTTCCATACCCGGTATGGGTCAGCTTGGCTTCGAAGCAGTTCTTTCCCGTGACTATCCGGTAATTATGGCCCTTACGACCATATCCGCCCTGCTCACCCTTATCGGGCTCGTACTTTCGGACATACTTTATGCCCTGCTTGATCCCAGAATAAAGCTGGAGTAG